The Drosophila bipectinata strain 14024-0381.07 chromosome 2L, DbipHiC1v2, whole genome shotgun sequence genome has a segment encoding these proteins:
- the uif gene encoding uncharacterized protein uif isoform X1, translating to MNQPTAANSHWLAALLSSLLLFNLLHSIGADEAFSCPNGWELRGLNCYKYFNIKHSWEKSAELCRRYGAELVAIDSYAENNETLSIARASDPNQRASDKYWLGLASLDDLRTNTLESASGALISQYSGYWSLNQPNADSGECVAAGFAGKSQSWDLGTCESLLPFMCRAQACPQGALHCANGKCINQAFKCDGSDDCGDGTDELDCPAQCHFHMQSGGDVIETPNYPHKYGALSKCKWTLEGPLGSNIILQFQDFETEKTFDTVQILVGGRTEDKSVSLATLSGKQDLTTQPFVSASNFMIVKFTTDGSVERKGFRATWKTEAKNCGGTLKATLQRQILTSPNYPKQYPGGLECLYVIKAQPGRIISIEVDDLDVAEGRDYLLIRDGESPMSRTIAKLTGKTAQNERVIISTGNSLYLYFKSSLGEAGKGFSLRYIQGCKATITARNGTVTSPAFGLADYPKNQECYFTIRNSARAPLSLKFDKFTVHKSDNVQVFDGSSTSGLRLHSGNGFTGTAAPKLTLTASSGEMLIKFTSDALHNAAGWSATFSADCPELQPGIGALASSRDTAFGTLVSFTCPIGQEFATGKTRLVTECLRGGNWSVSYIPKCQEVYCGPVPQIDNGFSIGSSNVTYRGVAMYQCYAGFAFASGAPIEKISCLPDGKWERQPNCMASQCAPLPEVAHANVTLLNGGGRSYGTIVQYECESGYERNGHPVLTCMSNGTWSGDVPRCTRKRCYEFPDIDNGFVVDSTREYLFGDEARVQCYKGYKLIGSNIMRCSEAQKFEQPPICEDINECSSSQCDLTTTECQNTNGSFHCQCRAGFTATTECRPVADLGLGNGGIPDDSITTSISEPGYSKTQLRLNTNGWCGGSSEPGANWILIDLKAPTILRGFRTMSVQRPDGNVAFSSAVRLQYTNDLTDVFKDYANPDGTAVEFRILEPTLSILNLPLPIEARYIRFRIQDYVGAPCIRMELMGCTRLDCVDINECSKNNGGCDQKCINSPGGFACGCNTGYQLYTSNGTAGFHLERSESGERDGDTYQRNKTCVPVMCPELDAPENGQLLSDKNDYHFGDIVRFQCHFGYIMSGSSSALCLSSGQWNASVPECNYAKCVSLPDDKLEGLTVARPDPESVLVPFRDNVTITCGSAGRQLRATASSGFRQCVYDPKPGLPDYWLSGMQPSCPRVDCYAPMPTPGAEYGQFVDTRFQSSFFFGCQNTFKLAGQTGRNDNVVRCGADGIWDFGDLRCEGPVCEDPGRPADGRQIARSYEQSSEVYFGCNRPGYILINPRPITCIREPECKVIKPLGLSSGRIPDSAINATSERPNYEAKNIRLNSATGWCGKQEAFTYVSVDLGQIYRVKAILVKGVVTNDIVGRPTEIRFFYKQSESENYVVYFPNFNLTMRDPGNYGELAMITLPKYVQARFVILGIVSYMDNACLKFELMGCEEPKNEPLLGYDYGYSPCVDNEPPIFQNCPQQPIVVRRDENGGVLPVNFTEPTAVDNSGSIARLEIKPQNFRTPSYIFKDTVVKYVAFDYDGNVAICEINITVPDVTPPLLQCPQSYVIELIDRQESYDVNFNDTRKRIKTSDDAGEVRLQFIPERATIKIGNFENVTVTATDKFNNRASCHFQVSLKASPCVDWELQPPANGAINCLPGDRGIECIATCKPGFRFTDGEPLKTFSCETSRLWRPTSVVPDCVSENTEQAAYHVTATITYRANGAVAQSCLGQYQDVLAQHYTGLNQLLSQRCSAVNVNMNVTFVKSVPMLLEENVVKMDFILSILPAVRQPQLYDLCGSTLNLIFDLSVPYASAVIDDLLNIANIGNQCPPLRALKSQISRGFSCNVGEVLNMDTSDVPRCLHCPAGTYVSEGQNSCTYCPRGYYQNRDRQGTCIRCPAGTYTKEEGSKSQADCIPVCGYGTYSPTGLVPCLECPRNSFTAEPPTGGFKDCQACAAQTFTYQPAASNSDMCRAKCAPGTYSATGLAPCSQCPLHHYQGSAGSQSCNECPSNMKTDTAGSKGREQCKPVVCGEGACQHGGLCVPMGHDIQCFCPAGFSGRRCEQDIDECASQPCYNGGQCKDLPQGYRCECQPGYSGINCQEEASDCGADTCPTRAMCKNEPGFKNVTCLCRSGYTGDQCDVTIDPCTANGNPCGNGASCQALQQGRYKCECLPGWEGIHCELNINDCSENPCLLGANCTDLVNDFQCACPPGFTGKRCEQKIDLCLSEPCKHGTCVDRLFDHECVCHPGWTGAACDVNIDDCEGRPCANEGTCVDLVDGYSCNCEPGYTGKNCQHTSDDCASNPCQHGATCVDQLDGFSCKCRPGYVGLSCEAEIDECLSDPCNPVGTERCLDKDNKFECVCRDGFKGQLCETDIDDCEAQPCLNNGLCRDRVGGFECGCEPGWSGMRCEQQVTTCNLQAPCQNDARCIDLFQDYFCVCPSGTDGKNCETAPERCIGDPCMHGGKCQDFGSGLNCSCPTDYSGIGCQYEYDACEEKVCQNGATCVDNGAGYSCQCPPGFTGRNCEQDIVDCKDNSCPPGASCVDLTNGFYCQCPFNMTGDDCRKAIQVDYDLYFSDPSRSTAAQVVPFATGEANSLTVAMWVQFAQKDDPGIFFTLYGVESARMTQRRRMLLQAHSSGVQVSLFEDQSDAFLSFGEYTSVNDGQWHHVAVVWDGISGQLQLITEGLIASKMEYGAGGSLPGYLWAVLGRPQPYRLTNELAYSDAGFQGTITKAQVWARALDITSEIQKQVRDCRSEPVLYPGLILNWAGYEVTSGGVERNVPSLCGQRKCPVGYTGPNCQQLVVDKEPPVVEHCPGDLWVIAKNGSAVVTWDEPHFSDNIGVTKIYERNGHRSGTTLLWGSYDITYIASDAAGNTASCSFKVSLLTDFCPTLADPVGGSQVCKDWGAGGQFKVCEIACNTGLRFSEPVPEFYTCGAEGFWRPTREPSMPLVYPSCSPSKPAQRVFRIKMLFPSDVLCNKAGQAVLRQKVTNSVNGLNRDWNFCSYAVEGTRECKDIQIDVKCDHYRAAQNNRVRRQAKDGGVYVMEAELPVVNEDDDDLTLTGRQGRQQTGGDTYTLEIAFPAVNDPVIHTSTGERSSVKQLLEKLILEDDQFAVQDILPNTVPDPASLELGSEYACPVGQVVMIPDCVPCAIGTFYDSANKTCIPCARGTYQSEAGQQQCSKCPVIAGRPGVTAGPGARSAADCKERCPAGKYFDAETGLCRSCGHGFYQPSEGAFGCELCGLGQTTRSTEATSRKECRDECSSGQQLGADGRCEPCPRGTYRLQGVQPSCAACPLGRTTPKVGASSVEECTLPVCSPGTYLNATLNMCIECRKGFYQSESQQTSCLQCPPNHSTKITGATSKSECTNPCEHIAEGKPHCDVNAYCIMVPETSDFKCECKPGFNGTGMACTDMCDGYCENSGTCVKDLKGTPSCRCVGSFTGPHCAERSEFAYIAGGIAGAVIFIIIIVLLIWMICVRSTKRRDPKKMLTPAIDQTGSQVNFYYGAHTPYAESIAPSHHSTYAHYYDDEEDGWEMPNFYNETYMKDGLHGGKMSTLARSNASLYGTKEDLYDRLKRHAYTGKKEKSDSDSEVQ from the exons ATACGGCGCCGAACTAGTGGCCATCGATAGTTATGCGGAGAACAACGAAACCTTGTCCATTGCCCGGGCCAGTGATCCCAACCAAAGGGCTTCGGACAAGTACTGGCTGGGACTGGCCTCCCTCGACGATCTCCGCACCAACACCCTGGAGTCTGCCTCCGGGGCTTTGATCTCCCAGTACTCCGGCTACTGGTCGCTGAATCAACCGAATGCCGATTCCGGCGAGTGTGTCGCCGCCGGGTTTGCAGGAAAATCACAGAGCTGGGACCTGGGTACGTGCGAGTCCCTGCTGCCCTTCATGTGCCGCGCCCAGGCGTGTCCCCAGGGTGCCCTGCACTGCGCCAACGGAAAGTGCATCAACCAGGCATTCAAGTGCGACGGCAGCGACGATTGTGGCGATGGAACAGATGAGCTGGACTGCCCGGCCCAGTGCCACTTCCACATGCAGTCTGGAGGAGATGTGATCGAAACCCCCAACTACCCGCACAAGTATGGAGCTCTGAGCAAGTGCAAGTGGACTCTGGAGGGCCCGTTGGGCAGCAACATCATCCTGCAGTTCCAGGACTTCGAAACCGAAAAGACCTTCGACACCGTACAGATCCTCGTAGGCGGACGAACTGAAGACAAGTCTGTGTCCCTGGCCACTCTGAGCGGCAAGCAAGACCTGACCACCCAGCCCTTCGTTTCGGCTTCCAACTTCATGATTGTCAAGTTCACCACGGACGGCAGTGTGGAGAGGAAGGGTTTCCGGGCCACTTGGAAGACGGAGGCCAAGAACTGCGGCGGAACCCTGAAGGCTACCCTGCAGCGCCAGATCCTGACGAGCCCCAACTACCCGAAGCAATATCCCGGCGGCTTAGAGTGCCTTTATGTGATCAAGGCTCAGCCTGGTCGTATCATCTCCATTGAAGTAGACGATCTGGATGTGGCCGAAGGACGCGACTACCTGCTGATCCGTGATGGGGAATCGCCCATGAGCCGCACCATTGCCAAGCTGACCGGAAAGACGGCCCAGAACGAGCGCGTAATAATCTCCACTGGCAATTCCCTGTATCTGTACTTCAAGTCCAGCTTGGGAGAGGCCGGCAAGGGCTTCAGCCTGCGCTACATCCAGGGCTGCAAGGCCACGATCACCGCCAGGAACGGCACAGTCACCTCCCCTGCCTtcggattggccgactatccCAAGAACCAGGAGTGCTACTTCACCATCCGAAACAGTGCTCGTGCTCCACTCTCGCTGAAGTTTGACAAGTTCACGGTTCACAAGAGCGACAATGTCCAGGTGTTTGATGGATCCTCGACTTCCGGACTGCGACTGCACTCCGGCAATGGCTTCACGGGAACTGCAGCACCCAAACTCACCCTGACTGCCTCTTCCGGCGAAATGCTCATCAAGTTTACCTCCGATGCCCTTCACAATGCAGCTGG TTGGTCCGCCACCTTCTCGGCGGATTGCCCAGAGCTGCAGCCTGGAATCGGAGCCTTGGCCTCCAGTCGCGACACCGCTTTCGGTACGCTGGTCAGCTTTACATGTCCCATTGGACAGGAGTTTGCCACCGGCAAGACGCGTCTGGTTACGGAATGTCTGCGCGGTGGCAACTGGAGTGTCTCCTACATACCCAAGTGTCAGG AGGTCTACTGCGGTCCTGTGCCACAAATCGACAACGGCTTCTCCATTGGCTCCTCGAACGTGACCTACCGCGGCGTCGCCATGTATCAGTGTTATGCCGGATTCGCCTTCGCCTCTGGTGCCCCCATTGAGAAGATCTCGTGTCTGCCGGACGGAAAATGGGAGAGGCAGCCCAACTGCATGGCCTCCCAGTGCGCCCCGCTGCCGGAGGTGGCTCACGCCAATGTGACGCTCCTGAATGGAGGTGGTCGCAGCTACGGAACCATCGTCCAGTACGAATGTGAATCGGGATACGAGCGGAACGGTCATCCGGTGCTGACCTGCATGTCCAACGGCACCTGGAGCGGCGATGTGCCCAGGTGTACACGCAAGCGTTGCTACGAGTTCCCCGACATTGACAACGGATTCGTGGTGGACTCCACCAGGGAGTACCTGTTCGGAGACGAAGCCAGGGTCCAGTGCTACAAAGGATACAAGCTCATCGGCAGCAACATCATGCGCTGCAGCGAGGCCCAGAAGTTCGAGCAGCCGCCGATCTGCGAGGACATCAACGAGTGCAGCTCCTCGCAGTGCGATCTGACCACCACCGAGTGCCAGAACACCAACGGATCCTTCCACTGCCAGTGCCGTGCAGGATTCACAGCCACCACCGAGTGCCGACCAGTCGCAGATTTGGGACTAGGAAATGGTGGCATTCCCGACGACAGTATCACCACTTCCATAAGTGAACCAGGATACAGCAAGACGCAGTTGCGATTGAACACCAACGGCTGGTGCGGCGGCTCCTCGGAGCCAGGTGCCAATTGGATCCTCATCGACCTGAAGGCCCCAACCATCCTGCGAGGCTTCCGCACCATGTCCGTGCAACGACCGGACGGCAATGTGGCTTTCAGCTCCGCGGTGCGTCTGCAGTACACCAACGATCTGACAGATGTGTTCAAGGACTACGCcaatcctgatggtactgccgTGGAGTTCCGGATCTTGGAGCCCACTCTGTCCATCCTAAACCTGCCCCTGCCAATCGAGGCACGTTACATCCGCTTCCGCATCCAGGACTACGTCGGTGCCCCTTGCATCCGCATGGAGCTGATGGGATGCACCCGTCTGGACTGTGTGGACATCAACGAGTGCAGCAAGAACAACGGTGGCTGCGACCAGAAGTGCATCAACTCTCCCGGAGGATTCGCCTGTGGCTGCAACACTGGCTACCAGCTGTACACCTCTAACGGAACTGCCGGCTTCCACCTGGAGCGCTCGGAGTCGGGTGAACGTGACGGAGATACCTACCAGCGCAACAAGACTTGTGTGCCCGTCATGTGTCCCGAACTGGATGCCCCCGAGAACGGCCAGTTGTTGAGTGACAAGAACGATTACCATTTCGGCGATATAGTGCGCTTCCAGTGCCACTTCGGTTACATCATGAGCGGCAGCTCGTCGGCTTTGTGCCTGTCCAGCGGTCAGTGGAACGCTAGCGTACCAGAGTGCAATT ATGCCAAGTGCGTTTCCTTGCCTGATGACAAGCTGGAGGGTCTTACCGTGGCCCGCCCCGATCCCGAATCCGTGCTTGTTCCCTTCCGCGACAACGTGACCATCACCTGCGGCTCCGCAGGTCGCCAACTGCGTGCCACTGCCTCTTCTGGCTTCCGTCAATGCGTCTACGATCCCAAGCCTGGTCTGCCGGACTACTGGCTATCGGGAATGCAGCCTTCCTGCCCCAGGGTAGACTGCTATGCCCCTATGCCCACGCCCGGAGCTGAATACGGACAGTTTGTGGACACTCGCTTCCAGAGCAGCTTCTTCTTCGGCTGCCAGAACACCTTCAAATTGGCCGGCCAGACCGGACGCAATGACAACGTGGTGCGATGCGGTGCCGACGGCATTTGGGACTTTGGTGACCTGCGTTGCGAAGGACCCGTTTGCGAGGATCCTGGCCGCCCAGCCGATGGTCGCCAGATTGCCCGCAGCTACGAACAAAGCTCGGAGGTCTACTTCGGCTGCAATCGTCCTGGCTACATCCTGATCAACCCACGACCCATCACCTGTATCCGCGAGCCCGAGTGCAAGGTCATCAAGCCCTTGGGTCTGAGCTCTGGAAGGATTCCCGACTCTGCCATTAATGCCACTTCGGAGCGACCCAACTACGAGGCCAAGAACATCCGCCTGAACTCGGCGACTGGCTGGTGTGGCAAGCAGGAAGCATTCACCTACGTGAGCGTGGACCTGGGACAGATCTATCGTGTCAAGGCCATCCTGGTCAAGGGTGTGGTCACCAACGACATTGTCGGTCGCCCCACGGAGATTCGATTCTTCTACAAGCAATCCGAGAGCGAGAACTATGTGGTGTACTTCCCCAACTTCAACCTAACCATGCGCGATCCTGGCAACTATGGAGAACTGGCCATGATAACCCTGCCCAAGTACGTGCAGGCCCGATTCGTGATCCTGGGCATTGTGAGCTACATGGACAACGCCTGTCTGAAATTCGAGCTGATGGGCTGTGAGGAGCCGAAGAATGAGCCTCTTCTGGGCTACGACTACGGCTACTCCCCGTGCGTGGATAACGAGCCTCCAATCTTCCAGAACTGCCCTCAGCAGCCGATTGTAGTCCGCCGGGATGAAAACGGCGGAGTGCTGCCTGTCAACTTCACCGAGCCCACGGCTGTGGACAATTCCGGATCGATTGCTCGTCTGGAAATCAAGCCACAAAACTTCCGAACTCCCAGCTACATATTCAAGGACACGGTGGTCAAGTACGTGGCCTTCGATTATGATGGCAACGTGGCCATTTGCGAGATCAACATCACTGTGCCGGATGTCACTCCTCCGCTGCTTCAGTGCCCCCAGAGCTATGTGATCGAGCTGATAGATCGTCAGGAGAGCTACGACGTCAATTTCAACGATACCCGTAAGAGGATCAAGACCTCCGATGATGCCGGAGAGGTGAGGCTGCAGTTCATTCCGGAGAGAGCCACCATCAAGATCGGAAACTTTGAGAATGTGACTGTGACGGCCACAGACAAGTTCAACAACCGGGCCTCCTGCCACTTCCAGGTGTCCCTAAAGGCCTCGCCCTGCGTGGACTGGGAACTGCAACCGCCAGCCAATGGAGCCATTAACTGCCTGCCAGGAGACCGAGGAATCGAGTGCATTGCCACCTGCAAGCCCGGTTTCCGGTTCACGGATGGCGAGCCCCTGAAGACATTCTCATGCGAGACATCGCGTTTGTGGCGTCCCACCTCCGTGGTGCCCGACTGTGTCTCCGAAAACACGGAGCAAGCCGCCTACCATGTCACCGCCACCATTACCTACCGTGCCAACGGAGCCGTAGCCCAATCCTGTCTTGGACAGTACCAGGATGTCTTGGCCCAGCACTACACCGGACTGAACCAGCTGCTTTCCCAGCGATGTTCCGCTGTTAATGTGAACATGAACGTTACTTTCGTCAAGTCGGTGCCCATGCTGCTGGAGGAGAATGTGGTCAAAATGGACTTTATTCTGTCCATTCTTCCAGCAGTTCGCCAGCCGCAGCTCTACGACCTTTGCGGATCTACTCTGAACCTGATCTTTGACCTGAGTGTTCCTTATGCCAGTGCCGTGATCGATGACCTCTTGAACATTGCCAACATTGGCAACCAGTGCCCGCCCCTGCGAGCCTTGAAGTCGCAAATCTCTCGAGGATTCAGCTGCAACGTTGGTGAGGTTTTGAACATGGACACCAGTGATGTGCCTAGGTGTCTTCATTGTCCTGCGGGCACCTATGTGTCCGAGGGTCAGAACAGCTGCACCTACTGCCCGAGAGGATACTACCAGAACCGGGATCGTCAAGGCACCTGTATTCGCTGCCCCGCCGGAACTTATACCAAGGAGGAGGGCTCCAAGTCCCAGGCCGATTGTATTCCTGTTTGCGGTTATGGTACCTACTCTCCCACTGGTCTGGTGCCTTGCCTAGAGTGTCCACGCAACTCTTTCACTGCCGAACCCCCGACCGGAGGATTCAAGGACTGCCAGGCATGTGCTGCCCAGACCTTCACCTACCAGCCCGCTGCCTCGAACAGCGACATGTGTCGCGCCAAGTGTGCTCCGGGAACATACTCTGCTACTGGACTGGCAccttgctcgcagtgcccccTGCACCACTACCAAGGATCTGCAGGATCGCAGAGCTGTAACGAGTGCCCTAGCAACATGAAAACCGACACAGCCGGCTCCAAGGGCCGCGAACAGTGCAAGCCTGTGGTCtgcggagagggagcctgccAACACGGTGGACTGTGCGTGCCGATGGGTCATGACATCCAATGCTTCTGCCCGGCTGGATTCTCCGGACGTCGCTGCGAACAGGACATCGATGAGTGCGCTTCTCAGCCTTGCTACAATGGAGGCCAGTGCAAGGATCTGCCCCAGGGCTACCGTTGCGAGTGCCAGCCAGGATATTCCGGCATCAATTGCCAGGAGGAGGCCAGCGACTGTGGAGCCGATACCTGCCCCACGCGGGCCATGTGCAAGAACGAACCTGGATTCAAGAATGTGACCTGTTTGTGCCGCAGCGGATACACTGGAGACCAGTGCGACGTGACCATCGATCCGTGCACGGCCAATGGCAATCCTTGCGGAAACGGAGCCAGCTGCCAGGCCCTGCAGCAGGGTCGCTACAAGTGCGAGTGCCTGCCAGGATGGGAGGGCATCCACTGCGAACTGAACATCAACGATTGCTCCGAGAATCCCTGTCTGTTGGGTGCCAACTGCACCGATCTGGTCAACGACTTCCAGTGCGCCTGCCCACCAGGATTCACGGGTAAACGTTGCGAACAGAAGATCGACCTCTGCCTGTCGGAGCCGTGCAAGCATGGCACCTGCGTGGACCGCCTCTTCGACCACGAATGCGTCTGCCACCCGGGATGGACGGGAGCTGCCTGTGATGTTAATATCGATGACTGCGAAGGCAGACCCTGTGCCAACGAGGGCACCTGCGTGGACCTGGTCGATGGCTACAGTTGCAACTGCGAGCCTGGCTACACCGGAAAGAACTGCCAGCACACCAGCGACGACTGCGCCTCCAATCCTTGCCAGCACGGAGCCACCTGCGTTGACCAACTGGACGGGTTTAGCTGCAAGTGCCGACCCGGATATGTGGGCCTGTCTTGCGAGGCTGAGATCGACGAGTGCCTGAGCGATCCTTGCAACCCCGTCGGCACTGAGCGCTGCCTGGACAAGGACAACAAGTTCGAGTGCGTGTGCCGCGATGGATTCAAGGGCCAGCTCTGCGAGACGGACATCGACGACTGCGAGGCTCAGCCTTGCCTGAACAACGGATTGTGCAGGGACCGCGTAGGTGGCTTCGAGTGCGGCTGCGAACCAGGATGGAGTGGAATGCGCTGCGAGCAGCAGGTGACCACTTGTAACCTGCAGGCTCCTTGCCAGAACGATGCGCGCTGCATCGACCTGTTCCAGGACTACTTCTGTGTCTGTCCCAGCGGCACCGATGGCAAGAACTGCGAAACTGCTCCGGAACGTTGCATCGGAGACCCGTGCATGCACGGAGGCAAGTGCCAGGACTTTGGCTCTGGCCTGAACTGCAGCTGCCCAACAGACTATTCGGGCATCGGTTGCCAGTACGAGTACGACGCTTGCGAGGAGAAGGTTTGCCAGAATGGAGCTACCTGTGTGGACAATGGCGCTGGATACAGCTGCCAGTGCCCACCCGGATTTACTGGACGCAATTGCGAGCAGGACATTGTTGACTGCAAGGACAACTCGTGCCCGCCGGGAGCCAGCTGCGTGGATCTTACCAACGGCTTCTACTGCCAGTGCCCCTTCAACATGACCGGTGACGATTGTCGCAAGGCCATCCAGGTGGACTACGACCTGTACTTCAGTGACCCGTCGCGATCCACTGCCGCCCAGGTCGTGCCCTTCGCCACGGGCGAGGCCAACAGCCTGACGGTGGCCATGTGGGTGCAGTTTGCCCAGAAGGACGACCCCGGCATCTTCTTCACGCTCTACGGCGTGGAATCCGCTCGCATGACCCAGCGCCGACGCATGCTGCTCCAGGCTCACTCTAGTGGAGTCCAGGTATCGCTGTTCGAGGACCAATCCGATGCCTTCCTGAGCTTCGGGGAATACACATCCGTGAATGACGGCCAGTGGCATCATGTTGCCGTGGTCTGGGACGGTATTTCCGGCCAGTTGCAGCTCATTACTGAAGGATTGATCGCAAGCAAAATGGAATACGGAGCGGGAGGATCTCTGCCTGGCTACCTCTGGGCAGTGTTGGGTCGCCCGCAACCCTATAGACTCACCAACGAACTAGCCTACTCCGATGCCGGATTCCAGGGAACCATTACGAAAGCCCAGGTGTGGGCTCGTGCCCTTGATATTACCTCTGAGATCCAGAAGCAGGTGCGCGACTGCCGCTCGGAGCCGGTCTTGTACCCTGGTCTGATCCTTAACTGGGCCGGCTATGAGGTCACTTCCGGTGGAGTGGAGCGCAATGTGCCATCTCTGTGCGGACAACGCAAGTGCCCAGTGGGCTATACCGGTCCCAATTGCCAGCAACTGGTCGTGGACAAGGAGCCACCAGTGGTGGAGCACTGCCCTGGAGATCTGTGGGTGATTGCCAAGAACGGATCTGCCGTGGTTACCTGGGATGAGCCTCACTTCAGCGATAATATCGGTGTGACGAAGATTTATGAGCGTAATGGACACCGCTCCGGAACTACTCTGCTCTGGGGCTCTTATGACATCACCTACATTGCCTCTGATGCTGCCGGCAATACTGCTTCCTGCAGCTTCAAGGTTTCCCTGCTGA CCGACTTCTGTCCAACGCTGGCCGATCCCGTGGGTGGATCCCAGGTGTGCAAAGACTGGGGAGCAGGCGGACAGTTCAAGGTCTGTGAGATTGCCTGTAACACTGGTTTGCGCTTCTCGGAGCCTGTTCCTGAGTTCTATACCTGCGGAGCCGAAGGATTCTGGCGGCCAACTCGTGAGCCCTCAATGCCACTGGTCTACCCCTCGTGTTCGCCCTCAAAGCCCGCCCAACGTGTGTTCCGTATCAAGATGCTCTTCCCATCGGACGTTCTCTGCAACAAGGCTGGTCAGGCGGTGCTCCGCCAGAAGGTCACCAACTCGGTGAATGGCTTGAACAGGGACTGGAACTTCTGCTCCTATGCCGTCGAAGGCACAAG GGAGTGCAAGGACATCCAGATTGATGTCAAGTGCGACCACTACCGCGCCGCCCAAAACAATCGCGTCCGTCGCCAGGCCAAGGATGGCGGCGTCTATGTAATGGAAGCCGAACTGCCAGTGGTCAA cgaggatgatgatgatctGACATTGACGGGTCGCCAGGGACGCCAACAAACTGGCGGCGATACGTATACCCTGGAGATAGCCTTCCCGGCTGTAAA TGATCCTGTGATCCACACATCGACGGGCGAACGTTCCAGCGTGAAGCAACTTCTGGAGAAACTGATCCTCGAGGACGACCAGTTCGCCGTGCAGGATATCCTGCCCAACACAGTCCCAGATCCAGCCTCGCTTGAACTGGGCTCGGAGTACGCCTGTCCCGTGGGCCAGGTGGTCATGATCCCCGACTGTGTGCCCTGTGCCATCGGCACCTTCTACGACAGTGCCAACAAAACGTGCATACCTTGCGCCCGAGGAACATACCAGTCGGAAGCTGGCCAGCAGCAGTGCAGCAAGTGTCCGGTGATTGCCGGACGACCGGGAGTCACGGCCGGACCTGGAGCCCGTTCGGCGGCAGACTGCAAGGAGCGTTGTCCTGCCGGCAAGTACTTTGATGCGGAGACCGGACTGTGTCGCTCTTGCGGCCATGGATTCTACCAGCCCAGCGAGGGAGCCTTCGGCTGTGAACTGTGCGGCCTGGGCCAGACTACTCGCTCCACGGAGGCTACCTCCAGGAAGGAGTGCCGCGACGAGTGCAGCTCTGGCCAGCAGCTTGGCGCTGATGGTCGCTGCGAGCCCTGCCCACGAGGAACTTACCGCCTGCAGGGTGTCCAGCCCTCTTGCGCTGCCTGTCCACTGGGCAGGACCACCCCTAAGGTGGGCGCCTCCTCGGTAGAGGAGTGCACATTGCCGGTGTGCTCGCCTGGAACGTATCTGAACGCCACGCTGAACATGTGCATCGAGTGCAGGAAGGGCTTCTACCAGTCAGAGTCACAGCAGACTTCCTGCCTGCAGTGCCCACCGAACCACAGCACCAAGATCACCGGTGCCACCTCGAAGAGCGAGTGCACCAACCCATGCGAGCACATTGCCGAGGGCAAGCCGCACTGCGACGTGAATGCCTACTGTATTATGGTGCCGGAGACCTCGGACTTCAAGTGCGAGTGCAAGCCAGGATTCAATGGTACTGGTATGGCCTGTACGGATATGTGCGACGGTTACTGCGAGAACTCGGGCACTTGTGTCAAGGACCTGAAGGGTACTCCCTCTTGTCGCTGCGTTGGTTCCTTCACCGGACCCCACTGCGCTGAACGATCTGAGTTCGCATACATCGCTGGCGGTATCGCCGGTGCTGTGatcttcatcatcatcattgtcCTGCTGATTTGGATGATCTGCGTTCGGTCCACGAAGCGTCGTGATCCCAAGAAGATGCTGACCCCGGCCATCGATCAGACAGGTTCTCAGGTGAACTTCTACTATGGCGCCCACACGCCCTACGCGGAGTCCATTGCACCCTCGCACCACAGCACCTATGCCCACTACtacgacgacgaggaggatgGCTGGGAGATGCCCAACTTTTACAACGAAACGTACATGAAGGATG GACTTCATGGCGGTAAGATGAGCACATTGGCCAGGTCCAATGCCTCGCTCTATGGAACTAAAGAAGACTTATACGATCGACTGAAACGTCACGCCTATACAGGCAAGAAGG AAAAGAGTGATAGTGATAGCGAAGTGcagtaa